The window CCGGTATGTCGGACTCCGCGATGCTGCAGGCGACGGTGGCCGTGCTCGGTATAGGACACCCCACCGGGTACCCGACCTACACGATGATCGGCAAGCTCTTCACCTATCTGCCCGTGGGAGATATGGCCTACCGGGTGAACCTGCTCTCCGCGTTCTCGGGGGCCGCGGCGGTGCTCTTTACCTATCTGGCCGGGCTCAGGCTAACCGGACGGGCGGTGGCCGCGGCGGTCGGCGCCCTTTCCTTCGGACTCGCACCCGTGTTCTGGGGCCAGGCCGTCATCGCCGAGGTCTACACGATGAACGCGGCCCTCATCTCCCTGGAGCTGTGGCTGTTGTTGGCCTGGCGGGACGCCCGGCGGGAGGGCTTGCTGCTGCTATTCGCCCTGGTCTCGGGTCTTGCCCTCACCCACCACGTAACCAGCGCGCTGCTAGTGCCGGTAGGCTTGGCTTTCGTCTTCGCGGTCGACCGGCACGCGCTGGCCCGGTGGAAACTGTTGTTGCGGGGTGCCGGGCTCTTCCTGGCCGGGCTTCTGTCCTACCTTTACCTGCCGCTAAGGGCGGCGACGGAACCGCCGCTGAACGAGGCCGATCCCTCGACCCCCGGGCGCTTCCTGATGCTCGTCACGGGCGGAGGCTACGTACAGAGACAGCTAGTGGACGATGGAGGCTCCGGGAGCGGAGCGGGCGCCAGGCAACTGGTGATCGATGCGCTCGGCAGGATGTACGAGCGTCTCACGGGCGAGTACTTTCTCGGACAGTTCCCCGTGGTCCTGATGCTCGTCGGGGTCGTCGGAATCGGCTCTCTCCTCTTTAGGGATCGGTCTGCGGCGCTACTCCTCGGGATACCGTTCGCGGGTTGGTCGGTCCACGGGCTGCTATACACGTTCGTCGATTTCTACGTCTTCTTTATCCCCGCGTATCTGGTGTTCGGGCTCTTCGTGGCGCGCGGCGCGGGATTCGCCTTGCGCGGCATGGAGAACGTCGCCGGCTCCGGCTGCTCCCGGATGGCGTTAGCGGGCGCTCTTCCGGTCGCCGCTCTGTCGGTGATCTTGATCGTCACTCCGCTACTCGAAGCGCCGGAGACCTACAGGGCCGTAGACCGCAGCGGGGATTACCGGGGGCGCGAGATCATAGACACCGTGGCCCGGAAGGCCGAACCCGGCGCGACGGTACTCCACCACCGGAGCAACCTCTGGTACATGGTGCTTGTCGAGCAGCGCCGCCGGGACCTTACGCTGGTGGACCCTTTCAACACGGCCTGGGTCAGGCACACGGACATGGTCTGGCCCGCGCCGGTGGACCGTAAGGAGGCGGCGGCACGCTACGGCACGGACGACGAGACCGGGGTCGAGACCGCCCGCAAAGCTTCGCGAAGGGGTCCAGTCTATCTCCTGAATCAAGATGGTCTGGATACCAGTGCCTTCGAGCGCGCCGGCTTCGAGGTGAGGCCGGCCGGCGAGAACGGGATACTCTACAGGCTGGTACCCGAGGATCGCGGGTGAGCCTATGCGTGCCGTACGGGCGGCGGACAGGCTCCCGAAAGGAGTACGCTCAGAGTGTCCGGCCTTCCTGGGCGGGGTCGCCGTTGCCCGTCTCGTGAGTAGCGTCCCGCATGGACGCGCTCGAGGGGTCGTCGATTAGCCTGGACACGAGGCTTATGACGCCGGTGCCGTAGCCGAGCACTACGAGGAAGATTCCGAGGTCGAAGGCGACCGCCGTGATGAGCTCAAGGGTGCCAAGGTATATGACGTCGGCGCCTGGCGGCGGGT of the Rubrobacter aplysinae genome contains:
- a CDS encoding glycosyltransferase family 117 protein, with amino-acid sequence MTVTLLAGTLYLRTLAPTVLYQDFPGMSDSAMLQATVAVLGIGHPTGYPTYTMIGKLFTYLPVGDMAYRVNLLSAFSGAAAVLFTYLAGLRLTGRAVAAAVGALSFGLAPVFWGQAVIAEVYTMNAALISLELWLLLAWRDARREGLLLLFALVSGLALTHHVTSALLVPVGLAFVFAVDRHALARWKLLLRGAGLFLAGLLSYLYLPLRAATEPPLNEADPSTPGRFLMLVTGGGYVQRQLVDDGGSGSGAGARQLVIDALGRMYERLTGEYFLGQFPVVLMLVGVVGIGSLLFRDRSAALLLGIPFAGWSVHGLLYTFVDFYVFFIPAYLVFGLFVARGAGFALRGMENVAGSGCSRMALAGALPVAALSVILIVTPLLEAPETYRAVDRSGDYRGREIIDTVARKAEPGATVLHHRSNLWYMVLVEQRRRDLTLVDPFNTAWVRHTDMVWPAPVDRKEAAARYGTDDETGVETARKASRRGPVYLLNQDGLDTSAFERAGFEVRPAGENGILYRLVPEDRG